One window of Candidatus Nitrospira kreftii genomic DNA carries:
- a CDS encoding 1-hydroxy-2-methyl-2-(E)-butenyl 4-diphosphate reductase, 4Fe-4S protein, with amino-acid sequence MKIYLANPRGFCAGVDRAIEIVELSLKKYGAPIYVRHEIVHSRHVVKSLRHKGAVFVEELNEVPEGSVVIFSAHGVAKSVWEEANRRRLHVIDATCPLVIKVHNEVNRDYTQGYELILIGHAGHPEVIGTLGQVPDKFHLVSSVNDVEKLQVENTVNLSYVTQTTLSVDECRDIVGALHQRFPNIKGPHQEDICYATQNRQNAVKELSRLVDVILVIGSPNSSNSNRLRELGEQCGIPSYLIDSAADINPTWLEGAKAVGIAAGASAPEILVTEVVAFLKVSEPSEVEELTVIEEDVEFLLPKELVQIESSKRSVAGIAG; translated from the coding sequence ATGAAGATATACCTCGCCAATCCCCGTGGGTTTTGCGCCGGTGTCGATCGGGCAATCGAAATCGTGGAGCTTTCGCTGAAGAAATATGGCGCTCCCATTTATGTACGTCATGAGATCGTCCACAGCCGTCATGTCGTGAAGTCGCTAAGGCACAAAGGCGCGGTCTTTGTGGAAGAGCTGAACGAAGTTCCAGAGGGATCGGTCGTCATCTTCAGCGCGCATGGAGTAGCCAAGTCCGTCTGGGAGGAAGCCAACCGTCGGCGCTTGCACGTAATTGATGCGACCTGCCCGCTGGTGATCAAAGTCCATAACGAGGTGAACCGCGATTATACGCAGGGATACGAGCTGATCCTCATCGGGCATGCCGGACACCCGGAGGTCATTGGGACGTTGGGCCAGGTCCCCGACAAATTTCATCTGGTGTCGTCTGTCAACGATGTGGAGAAACTACAGGTCGAGAACACGGTTAATCTGTCGTATGTCACGCAAACGACGCTGAGTGTAGATGAGTGTCGAGACATCGTCGGCGCGCTGCATCAACGGTTTCCAAACATCAAAGGACCACATCAGGAAGATATCTGTTACGCGACACAGAACCGGCAGAATGCGGTTAAGGAATTGTCTCGCCTCGTGGATGTCATTCTGGTCATCGGCTCGCCGAACAGCTCCAATTCTAACCGGTTGCGGGAGTTGGGGGAACAGTGCGGCATTCCATCCTATCTCATTGATTCAGCCGCGGACATTAATCCGACATGGTTAGAAGGGGCCAAGGCGGTCGGGATTGCTGCCGGCGCTTCAGCACCGGAAATTCTCGTGACTGAAGTGGTGGCGTTTTTGAAAGTGTCAGAACCATCCGAGGTTGAAGAGCTGACGGTTATTGAGGAAGACGTCGAGTTCCTTCTGCCGAAGGAACTCGTTCAAATAGAATCCTCCAAGAGATCAGTCGCCGGCATTGCCGGCTAG
- a CDS encoding putative endolytic peptidoglycan transglycosylase RlpA, translated as MKSPHSTVEEFCENLRASRFALPLLLLVTLLMLTSCSVIETSFSAIKTTFSAIKTGYRAVKKTVKGTIWVVRGTYQFTKATTKIVYQIGKFTFEVVRAPLEYPLMRDDIEAIDGLPVKEAIRLGRVKNAPYTVKGRQYVPMTLASAQTYEETGLASWYGEETRRQQGGHMTANGELFNPRALTAAHKYLPLPIHVQVTNLENGRSIVVRVNDRGPFSSDHNPDSGKRIIDLSRGAAEQLGFTEQGVAKVRVETIQLEET; from the coding sequence ATGAAATCCCCTCATTCAACCGTGGAAGAATTTTGTGAGAATCTCCGCGCGTCTCGATTTGCCCTTCCCTTGCTCCTTCTCGTTACTCTACTGATGCTCACGTCCTGTTCGGTGATTGAGACGTCCTTTTCTGCGATCAAGACAACCTTCTCGGCAATCAAGACCGGCTACCGTGCTGTCAAGAAGACAGTGAAAGGCACAATATGGGTCGTTCGAGGAACCTATCAGTTTACGAAGGCGACCACCAAGATTGTGTATCAGATAGGGAAATTTACCTTTGAGGTCGTCCGTGCTCCATTGGAGTATCCCTTGATGAGGGATGACATTGAGGCGATCGATGGGCTGCCGGTCAAAGAGGCGATTCGTCTTGGACGGGTAAAAAACGCGCCCTATACCGTCAAGGGTCGCCAGTATGTGCCGATGACCCTTGCCAGCGCACAGACGTATGAAGAGACGGGTTTGGCGTCATGGTATGGAGAAGAAACCAGACGCCAGCAAGGAGGTCACATGACGGCCAACGGCGAACTGTTCAACCCCAGAGCGCTGACAGCGGCGCATAAATATCTACCACTTCCCATTCATGTCCAGGTGACGAATTTAGAAAATGGACGGTCGATCGTTGTGAGAGTGAATGACCGTGGCCCCTTCTCCAGCGACCACAATCCCGATTCCGGGAAAAGGATCATCGACCTGAGCCGAGGGGCAGCCGAACAACTTGGATTTACCGAACAAGGAGTCGCCAAAGTCCGTGTGGAAACGATTCAGCTGGAAGAAACATAA
- a CDS encoding Squalene--hopene cyclase produces MNIIKAFFNRLSVSLLPNAQGRFDPATEFTPVASLRLVSDKPVVLPSLDSSTVRRPIGHAVSQPDAVDDAIRRSQSWFFSRQHAEGYWVAELEADTTLTSEYLMLRRFLDRVDPEREQKAVQYLKSTQLPDGGWPIYYGGPSEISASVKAYFALKLSGVSADEPLMIRAKERILAMGGVLQANVFTKITLALFDQYDWEGVPHMPVEIMLLPKKFYFSIYAISYWSRAVLIPLLIVFAHRPVCQIPREQGIDELYPIRREEVRYWKYPPFNKDQAWLTPHNVFVALDAMLKLYDRMPMRVLREKALHKAATWMLDHLKGSGGLGAIYPAMANSIMALECLGYDADDPLVVKALREIEELEVYDSVKVNGEVLPTLHLQPCFSPVWDTALLTNALVESGVSQDHPALQKAGRYLISRQTKTVGDWIISSPHAEPGGWYFQFENELYPDVDDSAVVIMALSKLKLPEQERDVDESIGRGMRWVLAMQGSDGGWGAYDKDNNRVVFNYIPFADHKALLDPSTADLAGRCLEMLGALGYDQTHPAAVQALAFLKKEQEADGSWYGRWGVNYIYGTWSVLAGLRAIGEDLSASYIQRAVSWLESKQNPDGGWGESCLSYNDSEHHGQGESMPSQTAWALMALMSAGAIDSFSVARGVQFLLRHQKKDGGWEEIAHTGTGFPRVFYLRYHWYCQYFPLWALAMYRNLRSRGKMRADELRHHIQGTDSYRSEH; encoded by the coding sequence ATGAACATCATCAAGGCGTTTTTCAATCGCCTCTCTGTTAGCTTGCTCCCCAATGCGCAGGGACGGTTCGATCCTGCGACGGAGTTTACGCCGGTTGCTTCGCTTCGGTTGGTGTCGGATAAGCCGGTCGTTCTACCGTCATTGGATTCTTCGACGGTTCGAAGGCCCATTGGTCATGCTGTCAGTCAACCTGATGCGGTGGATGACGCAATCAGGCGGAGTCAGTCGTGGTTTTTCAGCCGACAACATGCGGAGGGATATTGGGTTGCAGAGCTGGAAGCAGATACGACGCTGACATCCGAATATTTGATGCTACGCCGATTTCTCGATCGTGTAGATCCTGAACGAGAGCAAAAGGCTGTCCAGTATCTTAAATCGACACAGCTGCCCGATGGGGGATGGCCGATCTATTACGGCGGGCCGTCCGAGATCAGTGCCTCGGTCAAGGCCTATTTTGCGCTCAAGCTGAGCGGTGTGTCGGCGGATGAACCACTCATGATCCGGGCCAAAGAGCGAATCTTGGCGATGGGCGGTGTTCTGCAAGCGAACGTGTTCACCAAGATCACACTGGCGTTGTTCGATCAGTATGATTGGGAAGGCGTTCCCCACATGCCAGTCGAGATTATGCTGCTCCCAAAGAAATTCTACTTCAGTATCTATGCCATCTCGTATTGGTCCCGGGCGGTCTTGATTCCGTTGCTGATCGTGTTCGCTCACCGACCGGTCTGCCAGATTCCTCGCGAGCAAGGCATCGACGAATTGTACCCAATCCGTCGTGAGGAAGTGCGCTATTGGAAGTATCCTCCGTTCAATAAAGACCAAGCGTGGCTCACGCCCCATAACGTCTTTGTGGCGTTGGATGCGATGTTAAAGTTGTATGACCGCATGCCTATGCGGGTGTTGCGGGAGAAGGCGCTCCATAAAGCCGCCACCTGGATGTTGGATCATCTTAAAGGGTCTGGTGGGCTTGGTGCGATCTATCCGGCGATGGCGAACTCCATCATGGCACTCGAGTGCTTGGGCTACGATGCCGATGATCCATTGGTCGTCAAGGCGCTTCGTGAGATCGAAGAGTTGGAAGTCTACGATTCCGTGAAGGTCAACGGCGAGGTGCTTCCTACGCTTCATCTACAGCCTTGTTTTTCTCCTGTTTGGGATACGGCGTTGTTGACCAATGCTCTGGTTGAGTCGGGAGTTTCGCAGGATCATCCGGCACTCCAAAAAGCCGGTCGTTATTTAATATCACGGCAAACAAAAACGGTAGGAGACTGGATTATCTCTTCGCCGCATGCGGAACCAGGTGGATGGTACTTTCAGTTCGAAAATGAATTGTATCCCGATGTGGATGATTCGGCTGTGGTCATCATGGCGTTGTCTAAACTGAAACTTCCCGAGCAGGAGCGGGACGTTGATGAATCCATTGGCCGTGGCATGCGTTGGGTGCTGGCGATGCAGGGTTCGGACGGTGGATGGGGGGCCTACGATAAAGATAACAATCGAGTGGTGTTTAATTATATCCCGTTCGCCGACCACAAGGCATTGTTGGATCCCAGTACTGCCGATTTGGCCGGGCGATGTTTGGAGATGCTTGGCGCGTTAGGGTATGACCAGACACATCCTGCTGCCGTGCAGGCTCTGGCGTTTCTGAAGAAAGAGCAGGAAGCGGACGGCAGCTGGTATGGACGGTGGGGGGTTAATTATATTTATGGAACCTGGTCCGTCTTGGCGGGACTGAGGGCTATCGGCGAAGATCTTTCGGCATCCTATATCCAGCGGGCTGTATCCTGGCTGGAGTCGAAACAAAATCCAGACGGTGGTTGGGGCGAGTCGTGCCTGTCATACAACGATTCCGAGCATCACGGGCAAGGGGAAAGCATGCCCTCCCAAACCGCATGGGCATTGATGGCGCTCATGTCGGCCGGAGCGATCGATTCTTTCAGTGTGGCGCGTGGGGTGCAATTCCTTCTTCGTCACCAAAAAAAGGACGGAGGCTGGGAAGAGATTGCCCATACCGGCACTGGGTTCCCTCGGGTGTTCTATCTCCGGTACCACTGGTATTGCCAGTATTTCCCCTTGTGGGCTTTGGCGATGTATCGGAACCTCCGTTCTCGGGGGAAGATGCGGGCCGATGAACTTCGCCATCACATACAAGGAACTGACTCGTACCGGTCCGAGCATTGA
- a CDS encoding putative Adenosylhomocysteine nucleosidase — MGLEKARRCAKQLFGNQTFDLMVSTGFTCALVEADIGALFAGLEVVQRTRESLQSSQTIAVTGAERELALAFVQTIVPPRLIGKFVSTDRVVGVARDKREFAESTNAIGLDMESAALAAEAQRAQVPFLIIRSVSDLLDEDLPLDFNLFLRPTGWIKGIGMVLAAPSCLWGLGRLRRQSAVAAQALTEFFRRYTAAMATNPQERELSPT; from the coding sequence ATGGGGTTGGAAAAAGCACGGCGCTGTGCCAAGCAACTCTTTGGCAACCAAACCTTTGATCTCATGGTGTCGACAGGATTTACCTGTGCGCTCGTTGAAGCTGACATCGGAGCACTTTTTGCAGGACTCGAAGTCGTGCAGAGAACGAGGGAAAGTTTGCAATCTTCACAGACAATTGCTGTAACGGGTGCTGAGCGGGAACTGGCGTTGGCGTTTGTTCAAACTATAGTGCCGCCTCGGCTCATTGGGAAGTTTGTCTCTACGGATCGTGTGGTCGGCGTCGCCAGGGACAAACGGGAGTTTGCGGAGAGTACCAACGCGATTGGGCTCGATATGGAGAGTGCGGCCTTGGCGGCTGAAGCGCAACGAGCGCAGGTTCCTTTTCTGATCATTCGATCAGTTTCTGATCTTCTCGACGAAGATCTTCCGCTTGACTTCAATCTGTTTCTCAGGCCCACTGGGTGGATCAAAGGTATTGGGATGGTTTTGGCTGCACCGTCGTGCCTCTGGGGTCTTGGTCGACTTCGGCGGCAGAGTGCAGTCGCCGCGCAAGCCTTGACGGAATTTTTCCGCCGGTACACAGCAGCCATGGCAACCAATCCACAAGAGCGAGAACTCTCGCCGACATAA
- a CDS encoding Chromosome partition protein Smc codes for MHLKSLNMLGFKSFAEAKIEFPEGVTAVVGPNGSGKSNVVDAILWVLGEQSTKTLRSEKMEDVIFNGTEVRKPLGMAEVSLVIGGLDQAAMKLDGNSGLPSELTEVQELMITRRLYRNGESEYLINKIHCRLKDIRSLLLDTRAGSKGHTVIAQGQIDQILNASPQDRRELIEETAGIVRYKKQKAEALRKLEATQQNLLRVRDIVAEVKKQLNSLERQARQARTYQTLQGEAREIEVTLLTREFRTLRQTLQEVESEVLDLDQQESEKAAEQARFTTELEQARLDAIATADSIGKIREELAGVEQQQAHALTAAEVERNRGQLFSQQQVQESAELEELVRSQEQMVGTLQAIESFLVRLEEDVTLRNQALEELDQEMTQLLQQRTAAVAEEERGRKDVLQLAVLVANTEQSISQLAQRMEGSTNRATRLTMERDELRNQRESSITRHETLREAYGNADRLVATLQADQRTVKEEVAQAVGLMQSLDQVILRRSEELAGLESRLEALQSVVREEMGYGRQGADQGPALKSCEGVRDAVAEWLVIPSGMERAVEAVLGERVRGWFVDEPSVGRRLIRFLQEETLGRGSFIPQHPRWAGAQVYDWWPAIATEPEVVGRAVDLIQTDAARTVARDSLFDRVVIVRSLDHALQLWERHAWGAPTGPILATLDGDVVDASGIVTGGQVQGTLGLLERRREVLDLETKRHVLVMELDQNKQQRDAVHTQIQELTERDRHLGDSLREAEMQNLSLRKDEEKLQHVLTDLDHRLSAVEAEIQEGLSEREQLEQESQSVQAQLSQWITEKTGHDTLLSRVREGLGLLDQNLRTHQERVTEARLAAEGLRAKREHEQLNRARVIQQIQETEDRRRVLGEHLDSLKGQIEQSLTEQTRQETLCRELGVTAGQVKEDLVAAQERHAQQTGTSQALESSLDESRRGMSAIRDARMTVEVRRAETRMQLSTVESTLSGTYQLDPSTLIDVPPAPSEPSSETHVAAEHETVERSDTELKEQLQKLRDRLDRMGPINLAAISEHQELEERHTFLSAQEQDLSNSIASLKEIIQRIHRTTKEMFAATYDELQQKFTEVFSQFFPGGRAELQLVEEAPSENGESAGSEEPGIEIVAQPPGKRLKSITMLSGGEKTLTAMALLFASFLIRPTPFCLLDEIDAPLDEENIGRFTAVLKDLAQNAQFLVITHNKRTMSIADSLFGVTMEEPGVSKLVSVRLGELQPA; via the coding sequence ATGCACTTGAAATCGTTGAATATGTTGGGATTCAAGTCGTTCGCGGAGGCCAAGATTGAGTTTCCCGAAGGGGTCACTGCAGTGGTGGGGCCCAATGGGAGCGGGAAGAGCAATGTCGTTGATGCCATCCTCTGGGTACTGGGTGAGCAGAGTACCAAGACGCTCAGAAGCGAAAAGATGGAAGACGTCATTTTTAACGGTACCGAGGTCCGAAAGCCATTAGGCATGGCGGAGGTCTCGTTGGTGATCGGTGGGTTGGATCAGGCGGCTATGAAACTGGATGGAAACTCGGGGCTTCCGAGCGAATTGACCGAAGTTCAGGAATTGATGATTACCCGCCGTCTGTACCGCAACGGCGAGAGCGAGTATCTCATCAACAAGATTCACTGCCGGCTGAAAGATATCCGTAGCCTGTTGCTCGATACGCGCGCTGGCAGCAAAGGGCATACCGTGATCGCACAGGGGCAGATCGATCAGATCTTGAACGCCTCTCCGCAAGATCGACGTGAGCTCATCGAAGAAACTGCCGGTATTGTTCGCTACAAGAAACAGAAGGCCGAGGCGTTGAGAAAACTGGAAGCGACGCAGCAAAACCTCTTGCGCGTTCGAGACATTGTGGCAGAGGTCAAGAAGCAGCTCAATTCTCTGGAACGGCAGGCGCGCCAGGCGCGCACGTATCAGACGTTGCAAGGTGAAGCTCGTGAGATCGAAGTGACCTTGTTAACGAGAGAGTTTAGAACACTGCGGCAGACGTTGCAGGAGGTCGAGAGTGAGGTTCTGGACCTGGATCAGCAGGAATCGGAGAAAGCGGCCGAACAAGCTCGGTTCACGACGGAGCTCGAACAGGCTCGCCTCGATGCGATTGCCACGGCAGATTCAATCGGGAAAATTCGAGAGGAGTTGGCGGGCGTGGAGCAGCAGCAGGCGCATGCGCTGACCGCGGCTGAAGTTGAACGCAATCGTGGTCAGTTATTCAGCCAACAACAAGTTCAGGAGTCGGCTGAACTGGAAGAGCTTGTCCGTTCGCAGGAACAGATGGTCGGTACACTTCAGGCCATTGAGTCTTTCTTGGTCAGGCTCGAGGAGGATGTCACGCTTCGAAATCAAGCTCTTGAGGAGCTTGATCAGGAGATGACACAGTTGCTTCAACAGCGTACAGCGGCGGTCGCAGAAGAAGAGCGAGGGCGCAAAGATGTGCTGCAACTCGCCGTGCTTGTCGCCAACACTGAGCAGAGCATCTCGCAGTTGGCCCAGCGGATGGAAGGATCTACCAACCGCGCAACCCGGTTGACCATGGAGCGAGATGAGCTTCGGAACCAACGTGAATCCTCGATCACCCGTCACGAAACATTACGCGAAGCATATGGAAATGCGGACCGCCTCGTTGCGACGCTGCAAGCAGACCAACGCACCGTGAAGGAGGAAGTCGCTCAAGCGGTCGGCCTCATGCAGTCGCTGGATCAGGTGATTTTGCGGCGTTCTGAAGAACTCGCTGGTCTGGAGTCACGCCTAGAGGCGCTGCAAAGTGTGGTCCGCGAGGAGATGGGATACGGCCGGCAGGGAGCAGATCAGGGGCCAGCCCTGAAGTCTTGTGAAGGGGTGCGCGACGCGGTCGCGGAATGGCTGGTGATTCCGTCTGGGATGGAGCGCGCAGTCGAAGCGGTGTTAGGGGAGCGTGTTCGTGGGTGGTTTGTCGACGAACCGTCCGTCGGGCGACGATTGATCCGGTTTCTGCAAGAGGAGACGTTGGGGCGGGGCAGCTTTATCCCACAACATCCGCGTTGGGCAGGGGCGCAAGTTTATGACTGGTGGCCGGCCATCGCCACTGAGCCGGAAGTCGTTGGACGGGCCGTGGATCTGATTCAGACCGATGCTGCCCGAACGGTTGCTCGTGATTCGTTATTCGATCGAGTCGTGATCGTTCGCTCTTTGGACCACGCGCTTCAGCTGTGGGAGCGCCATGCTTGGGGTGCTCCGACCGGTCCGATCCTAGCGACTCTGGACGGTGACGTGGTGGATGCGTCCGGCATCGTGACGGGTGGTCAGGTACAAGGCACGCTGGGTTTACTCGAACGGCGACGAGAGGTGCTTGACCTTGAAACCAAGCGGCACGTGCTTGTGATGGAGCTTGATCAGAATAAGCAGCAGCGAGATGCTGTGCATACCCAGATCCAGGAGTTGACCGAGCGCGACCGTCATCTTGGCGATTCCCTGCGTGAAGCCGAAATGCAAAATTTGTCATTACGCAAAGACGAAGAAAAGCTCCAGCATGTGTTGACCGATCTTGATCACAGACTCAGCGCGGTGGAAGCAGAGATTCAGGAAGGTCTGAGTGAGCGTGAGCAGCTGGAACAAGAATCACAGTCGGTTCAAGCTCAACTGAGTCAGTGGATCACAGAAAAAACCGGGCATGATACGTTGTTATCACGGGTGCGCGAGGGACTTGGGCTGCTCGATCAGAACCTGCGAACACATCAGGAACGTGTGACGGAGGCCCGGTTAGCTGCTGAGGGACTGCGGGCTAAACGAGAGCATGAGCAGCTGAATCGGGCTCGGGTGATACAGCAGATCCAGGAGACGGAGGATCGGCGTCGAGTATTGGGCGAGCATCTCGATAGTCTGAAAGGTCAGATCGAGCAGAGCCTGACCGAACAAACTCGTCAAGAAACACTTTGCAGGGAACTTGGCGTGACCGCAGGGCAAGTCAAGGAAGACCTGGTCGCCGCTCAGGAGCGACACGCGCAACAGACGGGGACCAGTCAGGCATTGGAGAGCAGTCTCGATGAATCACGGCGAGGAATGTCTGCGATTCGTGACGCACGCATGACGGTCGAGGTCCGTCGCGCTGAAACCCGTATGCAATTGAGTACGGTCGAAAGCACCTTGTCGGGCACCTATCAACTGGATCCGTCGACGCTGATCGATGTGCCTCCAGCACCAAGCGAGCCCTCGTCGGAGACCCACGTTGCAGCTGAGCACGAAACCGTCGAACGGTCCGATACCGAGTTGAAGGAGCAGCTACAGAAACTCCGTGACCGGCTTGATCGTATGGGGCCGATCAATTTGGCCGCGATCAGTGAGCACCAAGAACTTGAAGAGCGCCACACATTCTTATCGGCTCAGGAGCAAGACTTGTCGAATTCGATCGCGTCGCTCAAGGAGATCATTCAGCGGATTCATCGCACGACCAAAGAAATGTTTGCTGCGACGTACGATGAACTCCAGCAAAAGTTTACCGAAGTGTTCAGTCAGTTTTTCCCTGGGGGACGGGCCGAGTTGCAGTTGGTAGAGGAAGCTCCGTCGGAAAACGGCGAATCGGCCGGCAGTGAAGAACCGGGCATTGAAATTGTTGCGCAACCACCAGGAAAACGACTGAAGAGCATTACCATGCTGTCGGGCGGCGAGAAGACACTCACGGCGATGGCGCTACTGTTTGCGAGCTTTCTCATTAGGCCGACGCCGTTTTGTTTATTGGACGAAATCGATGCCCCACTCGATGAGGAAAACATTGGGCGGTTTACGGCGGTCTTGAAGGATCTGGCACAGAACGCTCAATTCCTCGTCATCACTCATAACAAGCGAACGATGAGCATCGCGGATTCCCTCTTTGGTGTGACGATGGAAGAACCGGGTGTCTCCAAGCTGGTGTCGGTGAGGCTCGGAGAGCTGCAACCAGCCTAG
- a CDS encoding DNA-binding response regulator in two-component regulatory system with PhoR (or CreC), which yields MGNITHKKILIVEDERDILHLITHYLEKEGFRTVVAMTGLEALKKVTEDKPDLVVLDLMLPEMDGLEVCKRLRSAPDTAMLPIIMLTAKAEESDTIVGLELGADDYVTKPFSPKTLVARLKALLRRVEHTPETTPNLYRYGTLMMNLSRHEVSLGTQEVPLTAKEFGLLEHLLRHRGRVLTREVLLNAVWGYDYYGTTRTVDVHIRRLKQKLPLLEEAIVSVKSLGYKLKDVDEPG from the coding sequence ATGGGTAACATTACTCACAAGAAAATTCTGATCGTCGAAGATGAACGGGATATTCTGCACCTCATCACACATTACCTCGAGAAAGAAGGCTTTCGAACCGTCGTCGCCATGACCGGGCTCGAGGCCCTGAAGAAAGTCACGGAAGATAAGCCCGACCTCGTGGTCCTTGATCTCATGTTGCCGGAGATGGACGGCCTGGAAGTCTGCAAGCGTCTGCGTTCTGCTCCTGACACCGCGATGCTGCCGATCATTATGCTGACGGCCAAGGCCGAAGAATCGGACACGATCGTCGGGCTGGAACTGGGCGCGGATGACTACGTGACCAAGCCCTTCAGCCCGAAAACACTGGTCGCCCGCCTCAAAGCCCTACTACGGCGCGTCGAGCACACACCTGAGACCACGCCCAACCTCTACCGTTACGGGACGCTCATGATGAATCTCTCCCGCCATGAAGTCAGCCTTGGTACACAAGAGGTGCCCTTGACTGCCAAGGAATTCGGCTTGCTGGAGCATTTACTTCGCCATCGAGGTCGCGTGCTCACCCGCGAGGTGTTGCTCAATGCCGTGTGGGGATACGACTATTATGGAACGACGAGAACGGTCGATGTGCATATTCGTCGGCTCAAACAAAAACTCCCGCTCCTTGAAGAAGCCATCGTATCCGTCAAATCACTCGGATACAAACTGAAAGATGTAGACGAACCAGGATGA
- a CDS encoding hypothetical protein (conserved protein of unknown function), translating into MPISRRQYQRRYLQLVSYLAFTDARAKELLATDRKDDRNLRLVERAEMEEQTDDALAPARGILNGLRISFLLWSVLGLAFFLTS; encoded by the coding sequence ATGCCGATCTCACGGAGACAATATCAAAGACGGTACCTGCAATTGGTCAGTTACCTCGCCTTCACCGACGCCCGCGCAAAGGAGCTGCTCGCAACCGACCGCAAGGATGATCGAAATCTTCGGCTTGTGGAACGTGCCGAAATGGAGGAGCAGACGGATGACGCGCTGGCGCCCGCCAGAGGAATTCTAAATGGACTGCGCATCTCGTTCCTGTTGTGGAGCGTCCTTGGTCTCGCTTTCTTCCTGACGTCATAA
- a CDS encoding hypothetical protein (conserved protein of unknown function), giving the protein MAQRPFQTGAAVNLSGGENIKEVVIYTVPAKKRFHVRFLGVNGFGHPNQPLFYAVHVTTGSRMGIYPFAFNGVAEIAEPEFPVRYFGSQAVILYADPGSDLIFTVARKDTTGNVRVFIDLCGILVDVGARNRAGQ; this is encoded by the coding sequence ATGGCTCAACGACCTTTTCAAACAGGAGCAGCCGTCAATCTGAGCGGTGGAGAAAACATCAAGGAAGTCGTCATCTATACTGTCCCGGCCAAGAAACGGTTCCACGTCAGATTTCTCGGCGTCAACGGGTTTGGGCATCCCAATCAACCTCTCTTTTATGCTGTCCACGTTACAACAGGATCGAGAATGGGCATCTACCCTTTTGCATTCAACGGTGTAGCTGAAATAGCCGAGCCCGAATTTCCAGTGCGGTATTTTGGAAGTCAGGCAGTCATTCTCTATGCAGATCCAGGATCCGACCTCATCTTCACCGTCGCGCGCAAGGATACAACGGGCAACGTCAGGGTCTTCATTGATCTCTGTGGAATTCTCGTTGATGTGGGTGCGAGGAACCGAGCAGGACAGTAA